A single genomic interval of Melopsittacus undulatus isolate bMelUnd1 chromosome 27, bMelUnd1.mat.Z, whole genome shotgun sequence harbors:
- the LOC101875688 gene encoding potassium voltage-gated channel subfamily C member 1-like isoform X2 produces the protein MGWQPERDKVVINVGGVRHETYRSTLQTLPGTRLAGLAEPGAAARFDYDPSAGEFFFDRHPAVFAYVLNYYRTGKLHCPADVCGPLFEEELAFWGIDETDVEACCWMNYRQHRDAEEALDSFESPEEAAAPEPAEPKRLCLEEGRPAGWWRRWRPRLWALFEDPYSSKMARYVAFASLFFILISITTFCLETHEAFNRIINKTETVPMANGSQWTQVALEVETEPFLTYVEGTCVVWFTFEFLMRVSFCPDKRDFIKSSLNIIDFVAILPFYLEVGLRGLSSKAAKDVLGFLRVVRFVRILRIFKLTRHFVGLRVLGHTLRASTNEFLLLVIFLALGVLIFATMIYYAERIGADPDDVTGSRHTYFKNIPIGFWWAVVTMTTLGYGDMYPMTWSGMLVGALCALAGVLTIAMPVPVIVNNFGMYYSLAMAKQKLPKKKNKHIPRPPQPGSPGYGPPHGSPGSPPRTHRRGPPCPLAQEEVVDINRAEARPNGAAALAQEDCPPIDQPLSPEDRGGGTGPTGPPQAAATGGGGRERCGRDRACFLLGPDYAPPPPGPLQEGYEKSRSLNSITGVRVAPAAPPFGSPGPPRRPRSPIPSIL, from the exons ATGGGCTGGCAACCGGAACGCGACAAGGTGGTCATCAACGTGGGCGGCGTGCGGCACGAGACCTACCGCAGCACCCTTCAGACCCTGCCCGGCACCCGTCTGGCCGGCCTGGCCGAGCCGGGCGCCGCCGCCCGCTTCGACTACGACCCATCGGCCGGTGAGTTCTTCTTCGACCGGCACCCGGCCGTGTTCGCCTACGTGCTCAACTACTACCGCACCGGGAAGCTGCACTGCCCGGCCGACGTGTGCGGGCCGCTGTTCGAGGAGGAGCTGGCCTTCTGGGGCATCGACGAGACGGACGTGGAGGCCTGTTGCTGGATGAACTACCGGCAGCACCGGGACGCGGAGGAGGCCTTGGACAGCTTCGAGAGCCCCGAGGAGGCCGCGGCCCCGGAGCCGGCCGAGCCCAAGCGGCTGTGcctggaggaggggaggcctgCGGGCTGGTGGCGGCGGTGGAGGCCGCGGCTCTGGGCCTTGTTTGAGGATCCATACTCGTCCAAGATGGCgagg tACGTGGCCTTCGCCTCCCtcttcttcatcctcatctccatcaccaCCTTCTGCCTGGAGACGCACGAGGCCTTCAACCGCATCATCAACAAGACCGAGACCGTCCCCATGGCCAACGGCTCCCAATGGACGCAGGTGGCGCTGGAGGTGGAGACCGAACCCTTCCTGACCTACGTGGAGGGCACCTGCGTGGTCTGGTTCACCTTCGAGTTCCTCATGCGCGTCAGCTTCTGCCCGGACAAGAGAGACTTCATCAAGAGCAGCCTCAACATCATCGACTTCGTGGCCATCCTGCCCTTCTACCTGGAGGTCGGACTCCGCGGGTTGTCCTCCAAGGCCGCCAAGGACGTGCTGGGCTTCCTGCGGGTGGTCAGGTTCGTGCGCATCCTGCGCATCTTCAAGCTGACGCGTCACTTCGTGGGGCTGCGGGTGCTGGGCCACACGCTACGCGCCAGCACCAACGAGTTCCTGCTGCTGGTCATCTTCCTGGCGCTCGGCGTCCTCATCTTCGCCACCATGATCTACTACGCCGAGCGCATCGGCGCCGACCCCGACGACGTCACCGGCAGCCGCCATACGTACTTCAAGAACATCCCCATTGGGTTCTGGTGGGCTGTGGTTACCATGACAACACTAGGGTATGGGGATATGTACCCCATGACGTGGTCCGGGATGCTGGTGGGTGCGCTCTGTGCCCTGGCCGGGGTGCTGACCATCGCCATGCCGGTGCCGGTCATCGTCAACAACTTCGGCATGTACTACTCGCTGGCTATGGCCAAGCAGAAGCTGCCCAAGAAGAAGAACAAGCACATCCCCAGGCCCCCCCAACCGGGGTCACCGGGGTACGGACCCCCCCATGGCTCACCAGGCAGCCCCCCCCGGACGCACCGCAGGGGACCCCCCTGCCCCCTGGcgcaggaggaggtggtggaCATCAACCGCGCTG AGGCACGTCCCaatggggcagcagcactggcacaggagGACTGTCCCCCCATTGACCAGCCCCTGTCCCCCGAGGACCGCGGGGGGGGCACGGGGCCAACGGGACCCCCCCAAGCAGCAGCCACGGGCGGGGGGGGCCGGGAGCGCTGCGGCCGGGACAGAGCCTGCTTCCTGCTGGGGCCGGACTatgcgcccccccccccggggcctCTGCAGGAAG GCTATGAGAAGTCCCGGAGCCTCAACAGCATCACTGGGGTGCGCGTGGCCCCCGCAGCCCCCCCCTTCGGctcccccggccccccccggcGCCCCCgctcccccatcccctccatcctttaa
- the LOC101875688 gene encoding potassium voltage-gated channel subfamily C member 1-like isoform X1 has product MGWQPERDKVVINVGGVRHETYRSTLQTLPGTRLAGLAEPGAAARFDYDPSAGEFFFDRHPAVFAYVLNYYRTGKLHCPADVCGPLFEEELAFWGIDETDVEACCWMNYRQHRDAEEALDSFESPEEAAAPEPAEPKRLCLEEGRPAGWWRRWRPRLWALFEDPYSSKMARYVAFASLFFILISITTFCLETHEAFNRIINKTETVPMANGSQWTQVALEVETEPFLTYVEGTCVVWFTFEFLMRVSFCPDKRDFIKSSLNIIDFVAILPFYLEVGLRGLSSKAAKDVLGFLRVVRFVRILRIFKLTRHFVGLRVLGHTLRASTNEFLLLVIFLALGVLIFATMIYYAERIGADPDDVTGSRHTYFKNIPIGFWWAVVTMTTLGYGDMYPMTWSGMLVGALCALAGVLTIAMPVPVIVNNFGMYYSLAMAKQKLPKKKNKHIPRPPQPGSPGYGPPHGSPGSPPRTHRRGPPCPLAQEEVVDINRAEARPNGAAALAQEDCPPIDQPLSPEDRGGGTGPTGPPQAAATGGGGRERCGRDRACFLLGPDYAPPPPGPLQEALLTA; this is encoded by the exons ATGGGCTGGCAACCGGAACGCGACAAGGTGGTCATCAACGTGGGCGGCGTGCGGCACGAGACCTACCGCAGCACCCTTCAGACCCTGCCCGGCACCCGTCTGGCCGGCCTGGCCGAGCCGGGCGCCGCCGCCCGCTTCGACTACGACCCATCGGCCGGTGAGTTCTTCTTCGACCGGCACCCGGCCGTGTTCGCCTACGTGCTCAACTACTACCGCACCGGGAAGCTGCACTGCCCGGCCGACGTGTGCGGGCCGCTGTTCGAGGAGGAGCTGGCCTTCTGGGGCATCGACGAGACGGACGTGGAGGCCTGTTGCTGGATGAACTACCGGCAGCACCGGGACGCGGAGGAGGCCTTGGACAGCTTCGAGAGCCCCGAGGAGGCCGCGGCCCCGGAGCCGGCCGAGCCCAAGCGGCTGTGcctggaggaggggaggcctgCGGGCTGGTGGCGGCGGTGGAGGCCGCGGCTCTGGGCCTTGTTTGAGGATCCATACTCGTCCAAGATGGCgagg tACGTGGCCTTCGCCTCCCtcttcttcatcctcatctccatcaccaCCTTCTGCCTGGAGACGCACGAGGCCTTCAACCGCATCATCAACAAGACCGAGACCGTCCCCATGGCCAACGGCTCCCAATGGACGCAGGTGGCGCTGGAGGTGGAGACCGAACCCTTCCTGACCTACGTGGAGGGCACCTGCGTGGTCTGGTTCACCTTCGAGTTCCTCATGCGCGTCAGCTTCTGCCCGGACAAGAGAGACTTCATCAAGAGCAGCCTCAACATCATCGACTTCGTGGCCATCCTGCCCTTCTACCTGGAGGTCGGACTCCGCGGGTTGTCCTCCAAGGCCGCCAAGGACGTGCTGGGCTTCCTGCGGGTGGTCAGGTTCGTGCGCATCCTGCGCATCTTCAAGCTGACGCGTCACTTCGTGGGGCTGCGGGTGCTGGGCCACACGCTACGCGCCAGCACCAACGAGTTCCTGCTGCTGGTCATCTTCCTGGCGCTCGGCGTCCTCATCTTCGCCACCATGATCTACTACGCCGAGCGCATCGGCGCCGACCCCGACGACGTCACCGGCAGCCGCCATACGTACTTCAAGAACATCCCCATTGGGTTCTGGTGGGCTGTGGTTACCATGACAACACTAGGGTATGGGGATATGTACCCCATGACGTGGTCCGGGATGCTGGTGGGTGCGCTCTGTGCCCTGGCCGGGGTGCTGACCATCGCCATGCCGGTGCCGGTCATCGTCAACAACTTCGGCATGTACTACTCGCTGGCTATGGCCAAGCAGAAGCTGCCCAAGAAGAAGAACAAGCACATCCCCAGGCCCCCCCAACCGGGGTCACCGGGGTACGGACCCCCCCATGGCTCACCAGGCAGCCCCCCCCGGACGCACCGCAGGGGACCCCCCTGCCCCCTGGcgcaggaggaggtggtggaCATCAACCGCGCTG AGGCACGTCCCaatggggcagcagcactggcacaggagGACTGTCCCCCCATTGACCAGCCCCTGTCCCCCGAGGACCGCGGGGGGGGCACGGGGCCAACGGGACCCCCCCAAGCAGCAGCCACGGGCGGGGGGGGCCGGGAGCGCTGCGGCCGGGACAGAGCCTGCTTCCTGCTGGGGCCGGACTatgcgcccccccccccggggcctCTGCAGGAAG CGCTCCTCACCGCCTGA
- the LOC117437762 gene encoding cathepsin D-like: MLRIPLQRGPWVPPKFWGGWGGPRSRSGGGAAAAPVRLHNYMDAQYYGTVYLGTPPQRFRVIFDTGSADLWVPSSRCCLLYLACWLHPHYQPALSCTHRPNGTSFAISYGSGSLRGYLSEDTLTVANVSVPGQVFAEAVALPGLAFAVARFDGVLGLAYPGAAAGPARPVFDTMMEQGLFSSNVFSFRLRSGADEGDGGELLLGGIDESQFEGPLRYIPVSRRSYWQLHMDRVSVGSPGSVGCRDPPLCRGGCEAIVDTGTSLITGPSKDIAAMQKALGGTPTMGGQYLIDCTKVQSLPNITFVLEGEGFMITPQEYVLKVSQGPSPTCVLGFMSLDVPPPNGPIWILGDVFLRRFYAVFDRDRNRVGLARST, translated from the exons ATGCTGCG catccccctgcaGAGGGGTCCCTGGGTCCCCCCCAAGTTctgggggggctgggggggcccCCGAAGCCGCAGCGGGGGAGGGGCGGCCGCCGCCCCCGTGCGTCTGCACAACTACATGGAT gctcaGTACTATGGCACCGTGTacttggggacccccccccaacGCTTCCGGGTCATCTTCGACACTGGCTCCGCTGACCTCTGGGTGCCCTCGTCCCGGTGCTGCCTGCTCTACCTGGCCTGCT GGCTGCACCCCCATTACCAGCCGGCGCTGTCCTGCACCCACCGCCCCAACGGCACCTCCTTCGCCATCAGCTACGGCAGCGGCAGCCTCCGGGGCTACCTGAGCGAGGACACGCTCACG GTAGCCAACGTGTCAGTGCCGGGTCAGGTGTTTGCCGAGGCTGTGGCGCTGCCGGGGTTGGCGTTCGCGGTGGCGCGGTTCGATGGGGTGTTGGGGCTGGCGTACCCCGGTGCTGCCGCCGGCCCCGCGCGGCCTGTGTTCGACACCATGATGGAGCAGGGGCTGTTCAGCAGCAACGTCTTCTCCTTCCGCCTGCGCAG TGGGGCAGACGAGGGCGACGGGGGGGAGCTGCTGTTGGGGGGCATTGACGAGTCCCAGTTCGAGGGTCCCCTCCGCTACATCCCAGTATCGCGCCGCAGCTACTGGCAACTGCACATGGACAG GGTGTCCGTGGGCTCACCCGGGTCCGTGGGGTGCAGGGACCCCCCCCTATGCCGGGGGGGCTGCGAGGCCATCGTGGACACAGGCACATCCCTCATCACCGGCCCCAGCAAGGACATCGCTGCCATGCAGAAGGCACTGGGGGGGACCCCCACCATGGGGGGGCag tACCTGATAGACTGTACCAAGGTCCAGTCTCTGCCCAACATCACCTTCGTGCTGGAGGGGGAGGGGTTCATGATCACACCCCAAGAATACGTCCTGAAG GTGTCCCAGGGCCCCTCCCCCACCTGTGTTCTCGGTTTCATGTCCCTGGACGTGCCCCCCCCCAACGGCCCCATATGGATCCTGGGGGATGTTTTCCTCCGACGCTTCTATGCCGTGTTCGACCGGGACCGGAACCGCGTGGGGCTGGCACGGAGCACGTGA